One genomic window of Polyangium aurulentum includes the following:
- a CDS encoding serine/threonine-protein kinase PknK yields MTVPSLFGGRFEVERLASSGGMASVYRARDRSSGALVALKVLHAAGAQLAGHFARESYVLAELDHPGIVRYVGHGAAPTGELYLAMEWLEGEDLAKRLERGPLSVAETITLGVRVAEALGAAHARGVVHRDIKPGNLFLPDNDIGRVKILDFGIARPQATRPATRTGILLGTPGYMAPEQALGARVIDARADVFSLGTVLYECLTGRPAFEGGHLMVLLSKMLAPEPPRPLDLRPDVPAALDEVVARMLAHEPAHRPENGAAVAAEIAMLDDAETAWVQGGVPLHKLGHAPPIEDPFEITGTGLPDDLDRIEARALAAAAGSAPTVPLDAYFRAASPRTQELPGPADAVGPDDDTALVPFTLFGRPTPFFGREREIEEIYRALSTCAAAGSSFAMIATGEPGAGKSRLVAQLLHALDQRGGVVDPEGIVRPVAVFSAEASPTAYRSPFALAAELVRNAVGVRHGDPVTVRRDRLLQSLAGRLPASDTTRVVEFLGELTGTPFPDDTSVPLRAARQDARLMGDHIRRAFEDWLGAACGTQPVLVVLEDLDHADAASLALVEGALRSLATRPLFVLATAQSASAWPGAAGRARVLALPPLSPEASAAIVRHALGALSAPSTARIVEQGRGNPLHIELLARATATGRGDIDARSLEDLARISLADLSPDARRVLGAASVFGNVFFPAALLTALGTPVSGRASSADVWGTERGALAELAAREIVLRRGKSRSAWGDEHAFRHPILRQVAYASLGEDERARLHLGAGLWLERAGEGDPGVLAEHFTKAGAFERAVPWAALSAERAFEASDFEAVLAWVGRGLPAAGEGEVRGALRLFESQARKFRGEHRAALEAGRDAMRSLPHGSPLWYSAAGEVALAAGNLGNDAELIAVFETLSALGEEGEAGGPHVIAVARVAMQLAMAGHHDRAESLFDALDALGRRVPSVDPEVWASVHRARAFRAMFAGDAGTSVREFEAAAERFEQVGDFRNACVQRANVGSATNELGDWARAEASLRDALAQAERMGLGALVAQAKLNLGVALMRQGSLAEARAVEADALRTYARQGDRRCEGGARLYLAMIHLAGGDHDAAEREARASIELLAGHPPVRAHALAVLGAVELSRGRPEAALGPAGKAMALLTSLGGIEEGESLVRLVHAEALSALGLPAEAREALQSAYERLSDRASKIKNSMWRAWFLEAVPENARTMALARAWGLVSVARGSDIQDEDTSP; encoded by the coding sequence ATGACCGTGCCCTCGCTCTTCGGCGGCCGTTTCGAGGTCGAGCGGCTCGCCAGCTCCGGCGGCATGGCCTCCGTCTACCGCGCCCGCGACAGATCCTCCGGCGCCCTCGTCGCCCTCAAGGTCCTCCACGCCGCGGGCGCTCAGCTCGCCGGGCACTTCGCGCGCGAGAGCTACGTCCTCGCCGAGCTCGATCACCCAGGCATCGTTCGCTACGTCGGCCACGGCGCCGCTCCCACGGGCGAGCTTTACCTCGCCATGGAGTGGCTCGAAGGCGAAGACCTCGCCAAACGCCTCGAGCGCGGCCCCCTCTCCGTCGCCGAGACCATCACCCTCGGCGTCCGCGTCGCAGAGGCCCTCGGCGCAGCCCACGCGCGCGGGGTCGTTCACAGGGACATCAAGCCGGGAAACCTCTTCCTCCCGGACAACGACATCGGGCGCGTCAAGATCCTCGACTTCGGGATCGCTCGACCTCAGGCCACCCGACCCGCGACGCGCACGGGCATCCTCCTCGGCACACCGGGCTACATGGCCCCAGAGCAAGCCCTCGGCGCGCGCGTGATCGATGCCCGCGCCGATGTCTTCTCCCTCGGCACCGTCCTCTACGAGTGCCTCACCGGCCGCCCAGCCTTCGAGGGCGGGCACCTCATGGTGCTCCTGTCCAAGATGCTCGCCCCCGAGCCACCGCGCCCCTTGGACCTGCGTCCCGACGTCCCCGCCGCCCTCGACGAGGTGGTCGCCCGCATGCTCGCCCACGAGCCCGCGCACCGCCCCGAGAACGGCGCGGCCGTGGCCGCAGAGATCGCCATGCTCGACGACGCCGAGACCGCGTGGGTCCAGGGCGGCGTCCCCCTGCACAAGCTCGGTCACGCGCCCCCCATCGAGGACCCGTTCGAGATCACCGGCACAGGGCTCCCCGACGACCTCGACCGCATCGAGGCCCGCGCCCTCGCCGCCGCCGCAGGCTCCGCGCCCACCGTGCCCCTCGACGCCTACTTCCGCGCAGCATCGCCGCGCACCCAGGAGCTGCCCGGACCCGCAGACGCCGTCGGACCCGACGACGACACCGCCCTCGTCCCCTTCACCCTCTTCGGCAGACCCACGCCCTTCTTCGGACGCGAGCGCGAGATCGAGGAGATCTACCGCGCCCTCTCCACCTGCGCCGCCGCGGGCTCCTCGTTCGCCATGATCGCCACCGGCGAGCCGGGCGCGGGCAAGTCGCGCCTCGTCGCCCAGCTCCTGCACGCCCTCGATCAGCGCGGCGGCGTCGTCGACCCCGAAGGCATCGTCCGGCCCGTCGCGGTCTTCTCCGCCGAGGCCAGCCCCACCGCCTACCGATCTCCCTTCGCCCTCGCCGCCGAGCTCGTGCGCAACGCCGTCGGCGTCCGTCACGGCGATCCCGTCACGGTCCGCCGCGACAGGCTCCTGCAAAGCCTCGCGGGCAGGCTCCCGGCCTCGGACACGACGCGCGTGGTCGAGTTCCTCGGCGAGCTCACCGGCACGCCCTTCCCCGACGACACGAGCGTCCCTCTGCGCGCCGCACGCCAGGACGCGCGCCTCATGGGCGACCACATCCGCCGCGCCTTCGAGGACTGGCTCGGCGCCGCGTGCGGCACGCAGCCGGTGCTGGTCGTCCTCGAGGACCTCGATCACGCCGACGCGGCGAGCCTCGCGCTCGTGGAGGGCGCGCTCCGAAGCCTCGCAACCCGCCCCCTCTTCGTGCTCGCCACCGCCCAGTCCGCCTCCGCCTGGCCAGGCGCCGCCGGCCGCGCGCGCGTCCTCGCGCTCCCGCCGCTGTCCCCCGAGGCTTCGGCCGCGATCGTGAGGCACGCCCTCGGCGCCCTCTCCGCGCCGTCCACGGCGAGGATCGTCGAGCAGGGGAGGGGCAACCCGCTCCACATCGAGCTGCTCGCCCGCGCCACGGCGACCGGGCGGGGCGACATCGATGCGCGCTCGCTCGAGGATCTCGCCCGGATCTCGCTCGCCGATCTGTCACCCGATGCGCGGCGCGTGCTCGGCGCGGCGAGCGTCTTCGGCAATGTCTTCTTCCCGGCGGCGCTGCTCACGGCGCTCGGCACCCCCGTGAGCGGGCGGGCGTCGAGCGCCGACGTGTGGGGCACGGAGCGGGGGGCGCTCGCCGAGCTCGCCGCGCGCGAGATCGTCCTCCGCCGCGGCAAGAGCCGGTCCGCCTGGGGCGACGAGCACGCGTTCCGGCATCCGATCCTGCGGCAAGTGGCCTACGCGTCGCTCGGCGAGGACGAGCGCGCGCGGCTTCACCTCGGCGCGGGCCTTTGGCTCGAGCGCGCGGGCGAGGGGGATCCTGGCGTGCTGGCCGAGCACTTCACGAAGGCGGGCGCGTTCGAGCGGGCCGTCCCCTGGGCCGCGCTCTCGGCCGAGCGCGCGTTCGAGGCCAGCGATTTCGAGGCCGTGCTCGCGTGGGTCGGGCGCGGTCTGCCGGCGGCGGGCGAGGGCGAGGTTCGCGGCGCGCTGCGCCTGTTCGAGTCGCAGGCGCGCAAGTTCCGCGGCGAGCACAGGGCCGCGCTCGAGGCGGGCCGCGACGCGATGCGCTCGCTCCCGCACGGCAGCCCCCTCTGGTACAGCGCCGCGGGCGAGGTCGCGCTCGCCGCCGGAAACCTGGGGAACGACGCCGAGCTCATCGCCGTCTTCGAGACCCTGAGCGCGCTCGGCGAGGAGGGCGAGGCGGGCGGACCGCACGTCATCGCCGTCGCGCGCGTCGCCATGCAGCTCGCGATGGCGGGCCACCACGATCGGGCCGAATCCCTCTTCGACGCGCTCGACGCGCTCGGGCGGCGCGTGCCAAGCGTCGATCCCGAGGTCTGGGCCTCGGTGCACCGCGCCCGCGCCTTCCGGGCCATGTTCGCGGGCGACGCGGGCACGAGCGTGCGCGAGTTCGAGGCCGCGGCCGAGCGCTTCGAGCAGGTCGGCGACTTCCGCAATGCGTGCGTGCAGCGCGCCAACGTCGGCTCTGCGACGAACGAGCTCGGCGACTGGGCCCGCGCGGAGGCCTCGCTCCGGGACGCGCTCGCGCAGGCCGAGCGGATGGGCCTCGGGGCGCTGGTGGCGCAGGCGAAGCTGAACCTCGGGGTCGCGCTCATGCGCCAGGGATCGCTGGCCGAGGCCCGCGCGGTCGAGGCGGACGCGCTGCGGACCTACGCGCGCCAGGGCGACCGGCGCTGCGAGGGCGGCGCGCGGCTCTACCTCGCGATGATCCACCTCGCGGGCGGCGATCACGACGCGGCCGAGCGGGAGGCGCGGGCGTCGATCGAGCTTTTGGCCGGTCATCCGCCGGTGCGAGCGCATGCGCTGGCGGTGCTCGGGGCGGTGGAGCTTTCGCGGGGTCGCCCCGAGGCGGCGCTCGGGCCTGCGGGCAAGGCGATGGCGCTGCTCACGTCGCTCGGCGGCATCGAGGAGGGCGAGTCGCTCGTGCGGCTCGTTCACGCCGAGGCACTCTCGGCGCTCGGCCTGCCAGCGGAGGCGCGGGAGGCGCTTCAGTCCGCGTACGAGCGTCTGTCCGATCGGGCATCGAAGATCAAAAACTCGATGTGGCGCGCGTGGTTTCTTGAGGCCGTCCCCGAGAACGCGCGCACGATGGCCCTCGCCCGCGCGTGGGGGCTCGTGAGTGTGGCCCGTGGCAGCGATATCCAGGACGAAGATACAAGCCCCTAG